The Ochotona princeps isolate mOchPri1 chromosome 1, mOchPri1.hap1, whole genome shotgun sequence genome has a segment encoding these proteins:
- the SMIM28 gene encoding small integral membrane protein 28: MRALLGSSWRKFGHAGRGTDEWLTSEPSLPLLETQLQGTQRASSSREDAEPFLCILLPATVLLFLAFLLLFLYRRCRRAPPTGPVFSVDLPEPSASSGEMPDFLPGLPWNSEQHFPYSPLPWNATMPSLCPPPSYEEATRHSSREDKPDPTHDQTEGPLGLE, encoded by the exons ATGCGGGCATTgctggggagcagctggaggaagTTTGGACATGCTGGCCGAGGCACGGACGAGTGGCTGACGAGCGAACCAAGCCTGCCCCTTCTGGAGACCCAGCTGCAG ggcacCCAGAGGGCGAGCTCCAGCCGAGAAGACGCGGAGCCCTTCCTGTGCATCCTCCTCCCGGCCACCGTCCTGCTCTTCCTGgccttcctgctgctgttcctgtACCGCCGCTGCCGGCGCGCACCACCCACAGGGCCGGTTTTCAGCGTTGACCTTCCAGAGCCCTCTGCGTCCTCCGGAGAGATGCCAGACTTTCTGCCCGGCCTCCCGTGGAACAGCGAGCAGCACTTTCCCTACTCCCCGCTGCCCTGGAATGCCACCATGCCCTCGCTGTGTCCACCCCCGTCCTACGAAGAGGCCACCAGGCACAGCTCTAGGGAAGACAAGCCAGATCCCACCCATGACCAGACAGAGGGTCCACTGGGACTGGAATAA